From Cyanobium sp. Tous-M-B4, the proteins below share one genomic window:
- a CDS encoding DUF11 domain-containing protein, with amino-acid sequence MGVQSTLTINDGDLAADGVQIYGGQEVTLRLTAEAVGEDLDINQVTFSNVNLLVLNPDSSFETIPITVTWTLDASGDTDGDGRWDQGELRTWTASYTIPEEIQEGAIAAFGATIATKDFGPFGNGTGANGESSSATTAGMISVVDEPAPALTLEKTANVDSFEQFGDPIEYTFAVTNTGNRDLTNLTVTDPLIEEISAVLNEVTGENTGDADNDGSFDIGETWVFKGSYNADQADLEGDAIPNTATAEAFYGTQAVNDDDDEIVEYDAIELGIELTKTADQASYEGAGEEIVYTFSVDNTGNRGLSKVTVTDPLLNNVAAVTAGDTSFNIGDADEDNILDTDETWTFTGSYTTTAGDTADIPNTATASGSYRDNEASDTDDEIVTYDAIDLGIDLTKTADQETYEGAGEEIVYTFSVDNTGNRGLSNVTVTDPLLNNVAAVTAGDTSFNIGDADEDNILDTDETWTFTGSYTTTEANNADIPNTATATGSYKELSATDTDNETVTYAPPSLSIALLKEADRTTFEAAGEAITYTFTATNNGNRDLDNLTISDSLLNDAVSGILTEGSEFNVGDTDNDGTFDVNEAWKFTGSYTTTEADAVTGNVVNVAQASATYKGSNVLSNEDDAIVNYNPPEPPSTLEGLSLGYWSEHITGRKADATWNEEAYEGASYKNASFEVFFFGGQAASLNWRNKTDVTMSEAVKLSGGGQFALARDAVAAVLNAERDDVNYKYTVADVQSMVRDAFNINDGGANTWGIESLKNELSLNNNLGNDLV; translated from the coding sequence ATGGGAGTTCAGTCAACCCTGACCATCAACGATGGCGACCTTGCTGCCGATGGAGTTCAGATTTATGGCGGCCAAGAGGTCACGCTGAGGCTGACCGCAGAAGCAGTCGGAGAAGACCTTGATATCAATCAAGTCACATTCTCGAATGTCAATCTTCTTGTCCTAAATCCAGATTCTAGCTTCGAAACAATTCCCATCACAGTCACTTGGACACTGGATGCTTCCGGCGACACCGACGGAGACGGCCGCTGGGACCAAGGCGAGCTTAGAACCTGGACAGCCAGCTACACAATTCCCGAAGAGATCCAAGAGGGTGCAATCGCCGCTTTTGGCGCAACCATTGCGACAAAAGACTTCGGCCCATTCGGCAATGGAACAGGCGCCAACGGAGAGTCGTCCTCCGCGACCACAGCCGGAATGATCTCGGTGGTCGACGAGCCCGCTCCCGCCCTCACACTAGAGAAAACAGCCAACGTCGACAGCTTCGAGCAGTTTGGCGATCCGATCGAATACACCTTTGCAGTCACAAACACGGGTAACCGTGATCTCACCAACCTGACAGTCACCGATCCCCTGATTGAGGAGATCTCCGCTGTTCTGAATGAAGTAACCGGTGAAAACACCGGCGATGCCGATAACGACGGCAGCTTCGACATTGGCGAAACCTGGGTCTTCAAAGGCAGCTACAATGCCGACCAGGCAGATCTCGAAGGCGATGCGATTCCGAACACCGCCACAGCCGAGGCCTTCTACGGCACCCAGGCCGTCAACGATGACGACGATGAAATCGTCGAGTACGACGCAATCGAACTGGGCATCGAGCTGACCAAAACGGCCGATCAGGCGTCCTATGAAGGGGCTGGTGAGGAAATCGTCTACACCTTCAGCGTTGACAACACCGGCAATCGCGGGCTGAGCAAAGTTACGGTTACCGACCCCCTGCTCAACAACGTTGCTGCTGTCACAGCAGGAGACACCTCGTTCAACATCGGCGACGCTGACGAAGACAACATCCTGGATACGGACGAAACCTGGACGTTCACCGGCTCTTACACCACCACCGCAGGCGACACCGCCGACATTCCCAACACGGCAACCGCCTCCGGCTCCTACCGCGACAATGAGGCGTCCGACACTGACGATGAAATCGTCACCTACGACGCAATCGATCTGGGCATCGATCTGACCAAAACAGCCGATCAGGAGACCTATGAAGGTGCTGGTGAGGAAATCGTCTACACCTTCAGCGTTGACAACACCGGCAATCGCGGGCTGAGCAACGTTACGGTTACCGACCCCCTGCTCAACAACGTTGCTGCTGTCACAGCAGGAGACACCTCGTTCAACATCGGCGACGCTGACGAAGACAACATCCTGGATACGGACGAAACCTGGACGTTCACCGGCTCTTACACCACCACCGAAGCCAACAACGCCGACATTCCCAACACGGCAACCGCCACCGGCTCCTACAAGGAGCTTTCGGCAACCGACACTGACAATGAAACCGTCACCTACGCACCTCCCAGCCTAAGCATCGCACTGCTGAAGGAAGCCGACAGAACCACCTTTGAAGCCGCCGGCGAAGCCATCACCTACACCTTCACGGCGACCAACAACGGCAATCGCGACCTGGATAATCTCACCATCAGCGACAGCCTGCTGAACGATGCAGTGAGCGGCATTCTCACTGAGGGCAGCGAGTTTAACGTTGGCGATACAGACAACGACGGCACCTTCGACGTCAACGAGGCGTGGAAGTTCACTGGCTCTTACACCACCACCGAGGCTGACGCAGTCACCGGAAATGTGGTGAATGTGGCCCAAGCATCAGCTACCTACAAGGGCAGCAACGTTCTCAGCAACGAAGACGATGCAATCGTGAATTACAACCCGCCCGAGCCCCCGTCGACCCTCGAGGGCCTTTCCCTGGGCTACTGGAGTGAGCACATCACGGGTCGCAAGGCCGATGCCACCTGGAACGAGGAGGCCTACGAAGGCGCCAGCTACAAGAATGCCTCTTTTGAGGTGTTCTTCTTCGGCGGACAAGCAGCCTCGCTGAACTGGCGCAACAAAACCGACGTGACGATGTCGGAAGCCGTGAAACTGAGTGGTGGTGGCCAGTTCGCCCTGGCCCGTGATGCCGTTGCCGCTGTGCTCAATGCCGAGCGCGACGACGTGAACTACAAGTACACGGTGGCTGATGTGCAGTCCATGGTGCGCGATGCCTTCAACATCAACGATGGCGGCGCCAACACCTGGGGCATTGAGAGCCTCAAAAATGAGCTGAGCCTCAACAACAACCTCGGCAACGACCTGGTGTAA
- a CDS encoding helix-turn-helix domain-containing protein, protein MDTRWSARIDGPEALASLLDHQFVIEDLEPLQPRLQGSARLQLQAASAVVGEVGFSSVLGTPLTLAVDPREQLCLLALPSVGWGQYQLDGEQVDNSHGRTVAFLPARGWRLVNDATGGTAIQFREAALISRLQTMAERPSSATLLAARLAAPFAVDINQGPCAYHHRHLLAALALVDGSFRMAQREPDPMLCLDDLVLRCVALLLQAHWGVSSEAPQLSGEQLNLRSSVQELMVWMRANLQRPLALSELEQHSGYGRRSLQMGFKAEVGCGPVQWLRRQRLEQARRMLERSASGLSVSEVAQACGYLSLSGFSRDFRERFGMSPRQVRYLRMARSPKSS, encoded by the coding sequence TTGGACACTCGCTGGTCGGCCCGTATCGACGGCCCGGAGGCCCTGGCCTCCCTCCTTGATCACCAATTTGTGATCGAGGATCTGGAACCCCTGCAGCCGCGGCTGCAGGGGTCTGCCCGTCTGCAGCTGCAGGCGGCTTCTGCGGTGGTGGGAGAGGTGGGCTTCAGCAGCGTGCTCGGCACCCCGCTCACCCTTGCAGTGGATCCGCGAGAGCAGCTCTGCCTGTTGGCTCTGCCCTCCGTGGGGTGGGGGCAGTATCAGCTCGATGGCGAGCAGGTGGACAACAGCCACGGGCGGACGGTGGCTTTTCTGCCGGCCAGAGGCTGGCGCCTGGTTAACGATGCCACCGGGGGAACGGCAATCCAGTTCCGTGAAGCGGCCCTGATCTCCCGGCTGCAGACGATGGCGGAGCGGCCCAGTTCTGCCACGCTCTTGGCGGCTCGCCTGGCGGCGCCCTTCGCGGTTGATATCAACCAGGGGCCCTGCGCTTACCACCACCGGCACCTGCTGGCTGCCCTCGCCCTGGTCGACGGCAGCTTTCGCATGGCCCAGCGGGAGCCCGATCCGATGCTCTGCCTGGATGATCTGGTGCTGCGTTGCGTGGCGCTCCTGCTGCAGGCCCACTGGGGAGTTAGTTCCGAAGCGCCTCAGCTGTCCGGTGAGCAGCTCAACCTGCGCTCCTCGGTGCAGGAGCTAATGGTGTGGATGCGGGCCAACCTGCAGCGGCCGCTGGCCCTCAGTGAACTGGAGCAACACAGCGGCTATGGGCGGCGATCGCTGCAGATGGGCTTCAAGGCCGAGGTGGGATGCGGGCCGGTGCAATGGCTGCGCCGCCAGCGCCTGGAGCAGGCCCGCCGGATGCTCGAGAGATCCGCGTCCGGCCTGAGCGTGAGCGAAGTGGCACAGGCGTGTGGCTATCTGAGCCTTTCGGGATTCAGCCGCGACTTCCGTGAGCGCTTTGGGATGTCGCCCCGCCAAGTGCGCTATCTCCGGATGGCGAGGTCGCCCAAGTCCAGCTGA
- a CDS encoding ribonuclease III family protein: MRPERHQQLVAFLRSLGLEVGDRDLAPIEEALSHTSAGLARNHERLEFLGDAVLRLAAAEFLQLHFPNLSVGRCSALRAQLVSDRWLAELGEHCKIESVLHLGPMASGDQAGRATVRAECCEALLGGLYEAWGASQGGLEPVHRWLSPHWQRSSSELLADPDRHNWKSALQEWTQAAGLGLPHYDCQERSQAHADPRRFHCSVTIADQTSHTGWGPSRRGAEQEAARAALAVIKPAREA; the protein is encoded by the coding sequence ATGCGGCCCGAACGCCACCAGCAGCTGGTTGCCTTCCTGCGCTCCCTAGGCCTTGAGGTTGGCGACCGCGACCTTGCCCCCATAGAGGAGGCTCTCAGCCACACCTCAGCGGGCCTGGCCCGAAACCATGAGCGCCTGGAATTCCTGGGCGACGCGGTGCTGCGCCTAGCCGCAGCAGAATTCCTGCAACTGCACTTTCCAAACCTGAGCGTGGGGCGCTGCTCTGCCCTGCGGGCCCAATTGGTGAGCGACCGCTGGCTGGCCGAACTGGGCGAGCACTGCAAGATCGAATCCGTGCTGCACCTAGGCCCAATGGCCAGTGGTGATCAGGCCGGACGGGCCACGGTGCGGGCGGAATGCTGTGAAGCCCTTCTTGGTGGCCTCTATGAAGCCTGGGGCGCCAGCCAGGGCGGACTGGAGCCGGTGCACCGCTGGCTCTCTCCCCACTGGCAGCGCAGCAGCAGCGAATTGCTGGCCGATCCAGACCGCCACAACTGGAAATCGGCCCTGCAGGAGTGGACCCAAGCGGCCGGGCTGGGCCTGCCGCACTACGACTGCCAGGAGCGCAGCCAAGCCCACGCTGACCCGCGCCGCTTTCATTGCAGCGTGACGATTGCGGACCAGACAAGCCACACGGGCTGGGGGCCTTCAAGGCGCGGCGCTGAACAGGAAGCAGCCAGGGCTGCCCTCGCTGTGATCAAGCCTGCTCGAGAAGCTTGA
- a CDS encoding NAD(P)H dehydrogenase subunit NdhS, with amino-acid sequence MADLPILPGSTVVVRDGRSIYNGYRGFVQRISGQQAAVLFEGGNWDKLVTMPLKLLEQA; translated from the coding sequence ATGGCCGACCTGCCGATCCTGCCGGGCTCCACCGTGGTGGTGCGTGACGGCCGCTCGATTTACAACGGCTACCGGGGCTTTGTGCAACGGATCAGCGGCCAGCAGGCCGCCGTGCTGTTTGAGGGCGGCAACTGGGACAAGCTCGTCACCATGCCGCTCAAGCTTCTCGAGCAGGCTTGA
- the rimM gene encoding ribosome maturation factor RimM (Essential for efficient processing of 16S rRNA): MADQTSSSEIATPGPDDLLVVGKVVSAQGLQGELRVLPMSDFPERFTRAGRRWLQRREEAPRQVELLSGRQLPGKELFVVRLAAIDSREAAEALVGDQMLVPLADRPKLAKGEFHLLDLVGTEVRLLADQRPIGRVRDLIHAGNDLLEVEQETPDGPRRLLIPFVTAIVPEVHLEEGWIGITPPPGLLEL; the protein is encoded by the coding sequence ATGGCCGATCAAACCAGCAGCAGCGAGATCGCCACTCCTGGCCCCGACGATCTACTTGTAGTCGGCAAAGTGGTGTCAGCCCAAGGGCTGCAGGGGGAGCTGAGGGTGCTGCCCATGAGCGATTTCCCGGAGCGCTTCACCCGGGCCGGGCGGCGCTGGTTGCAGCGGCGGGAGGAGGCGCCGCGCCAGGTAGAGCTGCTGAGCGGCAGGCAACTGCCCGGCAAGGAGTTGTTTGTGGTGCGGCTCGCCGCCATCGACAGCCGGGAAGCGGCCGAAGCCCTGGTGGGTGACCAGATGCTGGTGCCCCTAGCCGACCGCCCCAAGCTGGCCAAAGGCGAATTTCACCTGCTCGACCTGGTGGGCACCGAAGTGCGGCTGCTGGCGGATCAACGGCCCATTGGCCGGGTTCGCGACCTGATCCACGCTGGCAACGACCTGCTGGAGGTGGAGCAGGAAACCCCCGATGGCCCGCGGCGACTGCTGATCCCCTTCGTGACTGCGATCGTGCCGGAAGTCCATCTCGAGGAAGGCTGGATCGGCATCACCCCGCCCCCTGGGCTGCTGGAGCTTTAG
- a CDS encoding mannose-1-phosphate guanylyltransferase/mannose-6-phosphate isomerase, with protein MANSPSSPSSALVPVILCGGTGTRLWPLSRASYPKQYWPLAGTGEDTLLQQTQQRLKGLPGLGAPLLICNEDHRFIVAEQLRQIGVEPQAILLEPIGRNTAPAVAVAALQATAQGDDPLLLVLAADHVIRDAATFRATVAAGMAAAEAGQLVTFGIVPTAPETGYGYIEAAQSLLGANEPVPIARFVEKPDRATAEQFLATGRFTWNSGMFLFKASAILAELERLAPEVVSACRSSLEHDSADLDFLRLEREAFASCPSVALDVAVMERTDRGAVLPLEAGWSDVGSWSALWETADQDSDGNVLRGRVISEGSSNCYLRSEHRLVVGLGVEDLVVVETDDVVLVAHRDRAQEVKAIVGLLEREGAPESKAHRKIYRPWGSYDGVTEGERWQVKRIVVNPGASLSLQMHHHRAEHWIVVQGTAVVEKDGGRELVGENQSTYIPLGCRHRLSNPGKIPVELIEVQSGPYLGEDDIVRFEDRYGRSDASPAPNLTQP; from the coding sequence ATGGCAAATAGCCCTAGCTCCCCAAGCAGTGCACTCGTGCCGGTGATCCTGTGCGGCGGCACGGGCACGCGGCTGTGGCCGCTGTCGAGAGCTAGCTATCCCAAGCAGTATTGGCCCCTCGCAGGCACGGGAGAAGACACCCTGCTGCAGCAGACCCAGCAGCGCCTGAAGGGCTTGCCAGGCCTCGGCGCACCACTGCTGATCTGCAATGAAGACCACCGCTTCATCGTGGCCGAGCAATTGCGCCAGATCGGCGTGGAGCCCCAAGCGATCCTGCTGGAGCCGATAGGCCGCAATACCGCCCCGGCGGTGGCGGTTGCAGCGCTGCAGGCCACGGCCCAAGGGGATGATCCCCTGCTACTTGTGCTGGCGGCAGACCACGTGATCCGCGATGCAGCCACCTTCCGCGCCACGGTGGCTGCCGGAATGGCAGCAGCAGAAGCCGGCCAGCTGGTGACGTTTGGAATCGTGCCCACGGCGCCAGAAACCGGCTACGGCTACATCGAAGCCGCCCAGTCACTGCTGGGTGCCAACGAACCGGTACCAATCGCCCGGTTTGTGGAGAAGCCGGATCGGGCCACCGCCGAGCAATTTCTTGCCACGGGGCGCTTCACCTGGAACAGCGGCATGTTCCTGTTCAAAGCCAGCGCGATCCTGGCGGAATTGGAGCGGCTGGCACCTGAGGTTGTGAGCGCCTGCCGTTCCTCGCTGGAGCACGACAGCGCCGATCTCGACTTTCTGCGGCTGGAGCGGGAGGCCTTTGCCAGCTGCCCCAGCGTGGCGCTGGATGTGGCGGTGATGGAGCGCACCGACCGGGGCGCCGTGTTGCCCCTGGAGGCAGGTTGGAGTGATGTGGGCAGCTGGAGCGCCCTGTGGGAAACCGCCGATCAAGACAGCGACGGCAACGTGCTGCGGGGCCGGGTGATCAGCGAGGGGAGCAGCAACTGCTACCTACGCAGCGAGCATCGGCTGGTGGTGGGGCTCGGTGTGGAGGATCTGGTGGTGGTGGAAACCGATGACGTCGTGCTGGTAGCCCACCGCGACCGGGCCCAGGAGGTCAAAGCAATAGTGGGGCTGCTGGAGAGGGAGGGGGCACCAGAGAGCAAGGCCCACCGCAAGATCTACCGCCCCTGGGGCTCCTATGACGGCGTCACCGAGGGTGAGCGCTGGCAGGTGAAGCGGATCGTGGTCAACCCCGGTGCCAGCTTGTCGCTGCAGATGCACCACCACCGCGCCGAGCACTGGATCGTGGTGCAGGGAACGGCGGTGGTGGAAAAAGATGGCGGCAGGGAGCTGGTAGGCGAAAACCAGAGCACCTACATCCCCCTGGGTTGCCGCCACCGCCTGTCCAACCCGGGCAAGATTCCGGTGGAGTTGATCGAGGTGCAGAGCGGCCCCTACCTAGGCGAAGACGACATCGTCCGCTTTGAAGATCGCTACGGACGCAGCGACGCCAGCCCCGCTCCAAACCTCACTCAACCGTGA
- the glmS gene encoding glutamine--fructose-6-phosphate transaminase (isomerizing), with the protein MCGIVALIGSREAAPQLLEGLRQLEYRGYDSAGIATVNGAGLHCLKAEGKLVNLTTRFEAQGAPGQCGIGHTRWATHGKPEERNAHPHLDGSGRLAVVQNGIIENYRGLREELQSQGVLFRSETDTEVIPHLLARELERRRAAGEQASAALLLAALQSVLPLLQGAYALAVVWAEAPGALVVARKAAPLLIGLGEGEFLCASDTPALAGFTRTILPMEDGEVALLTPLGIELYDAAGQRVQRSPSLLSGTEHVADKRSFRHFMLKEIHEQPETAALWVARHLPEVVAGEATPLVALPLAAEVFEGVERIQILACGTSRHAAQVGAYLLEQLAGIPTSVFYASEFRYAPPPLSPHTLTIGVTQSGETADTLAALAMEQERRRLVADSAYRPRLLGITNRAESSLARMVDHILDIGAGIEVGVAATKTFLGQLLAFYGLSLAFAERRLGQRQGGVSSGRSREELKALVAQLRQLPQQLEALVADHDQRCASLAHRFEGTQDVIFLGRGINYPIALEGALKLKEISYIHAEGYPAGEMKHGPIALLDAKVPVVSIAMPGAVFDKVLSNAQEAKARDAQLIGVAPECPDAELFDVLLPVPAVDELLSPLLTVIPMQLLSYHIAAHRGLDVDQPRNLAKSVTVE; encoded by the coding sequence ATGTGCGGCATTGTTGCCCTGATTGGATCGCGGGAGGCGGCTCCCCAGCTGCTGGAGGGTTTGCGCCAGCTCGAATATCGCGGCTACGACTCCGCCGGTATTGCCACTGTTAATGGGGCTGGCCTCCATTGTCTTAAGGCCGAAGGCAAGCTTGTAAATCTCACGACCCGCTTTGAAGCCCAGGGGGCCCCGGGCCAGTGCGGCATTGGCCATACCCGCTGGGCCACCCACGGCAAGCCGGAGGAGCGCAACGCCCACCCCCACCTCGATGGCTCTGGTCGTTTGGCGGTGGTGCAAAACGGCATCATCGAGAACTACCGCGGCTTGAGGGAGGAGCTGCAATCGCAGGGGGTGCTGTTCCGCTCCGAGACCGATACGGAGGTGATTCCGCACCTGCTGGCTCGGGAGCTGGAGCGCCGCCGGGCGGCAGGTGAGCAGGCTTCAGCGGCTCTGCTACTGGCTGCTTTGCAGTCGGTGTTGCCGTTGCTGCAGGGCGCCTATGCCTTGGCGGTGGTGTGGGCAGAAGCCCCTGGAGCTCTGGTGGTGGCCCGTAAGGCGGCGCCCTTGCTGATCGGGCTGGGGGAGGGGGAGTTTCTTTGCGCTAGTGACACCCCGGCCCTGGCAGGCTTCACCCGCACGATTTTGCCGATGGAAGACGGCGAGGTGGCCCTGCTCACCCCGTTGGGCATCGAGCTCTACGACGCCGCGGGCCAGCGGGTGCAGCGCAGCCCCAGCCTGCTTAGCGGCACCGAGCACGTGGCGGATAAGCGCAGCTTCCGCCATTTCATGCTTAAGGAGATCCACGAGCAGCCTGAAACTGCCGCCCTTTGGGTGGCCCGGCACCTGCCCGAGGTTGTGGCAGGGGAAGCGACTCCACTGGTGGCCCTGCCTCTTGCGGCTGAGGTGTTTGAGGGTGTGGAGCGGATCCAGATCCTGGCCTGCGGCACCAGCCGCCACGCCGCCCAGGTGGGTGCCTATCTGCTGGAGCAACTGGCCGGTATCCCCACAAGCGTTTTTTATGCCAGTGAATTTCGTTATGCGCCGCCGCCGCTGAGCCCCCACACGCTCACTATCGGCGTGACCCAGTCGGGGGAAACCGCCGACACCCTGGCGGCCCTTGCAATGGAGCAGGAGCGTCGCCGGCTGGTGGCCGATTCGGCCTACCGGCCGCGGCTGCTGGGCATCACCAATAGGGCAGAAAGCTCCCTGGCCCGGATGGTGGACCACATCCTTGATATTGGCGCTGGCATTGAGGTGGGGGTTGCGGCCACCAAGACCTTCCTTGGCCAACTGCTGGCTTTCTACGGATTGTCCCTGGCATTTGCGGAGCGGCGACTGGGCCAGCGGCAGGGTGGCGTTAGCTCGGGCCGCAGCCGCGAGGAGCTCAAGGCGCTGGTTGCTCAGTTGCGCCAGTTGCCCCAGCAGCTGGAGGCCCTGGTGGCAGACCATGACCAGCGCTGCGCTTCCCTAGCCCACCGCTTCGAGGGCACCCAGGATGTGATCTTCCTGGGCCGTGGCATCAACTACCCGATTGCCTTGGAAGGTGCGCTCAAGCTCAAGGAGATCAGCTATATCCACGCCGAGGGCTATCCGGCCGGCGAGATGAAGCACGGGCCGATCGCCCTGCTCGATGCCAAGGTGCCGGTGGTGTCAATAGCTATGCCAGGTGCGGTGTTCGACAAGGTGCTCAGCAATGCCCAAGAGGCCAAGGCCCGCGATGCCCAGCTGATCGGAGTGGCGCCCGAATGCCCAGACGCTGAGTTGTTTGATGTCTTACTGCCGGTGCCGGCGGTAGATGAGCTACTCAGCCCGCTGCTAACGGTGATCCCTATGCAGCTGCTCAGTTATCACATCGCCGCCCACCGGGGTCTAGATGTGGACCAACCCCGCAACCTGGCCAAGAGCGTCACGGTTGAGTGA
- the psaC gene encoding photosystem I iron-sulfur center protein PsaC, with product MSHAVKIYDTCIGCTQCVRACPLDVLEMVPWDGCKAGQIASSPRTEDCVGCKRCETACPTDFLSIRVYLGDETSRSMGLSY from the coding sequence ATGTCCCACGCCGTCAAGATCTACGACACCTGCATCGGTTGCACCCAATGTGTGCGCGCCTGCCCACTCGATGTGCTCGAGATGGTGCCCTGGGATGGCTGCAAAGCCGGCCAGATTGCATCCTCTCCCCGCACAGAAGATTGCGTCGGTTGTAAGCGCTGTGAAACCGCTTGCCCCACCGACTTCCTCAGCATTCGCGTTTATTTGGGCGACGAAACCAGTCGCTCTATGGGCTTGTCCTACTGA
- the acpP gene encoding acyl carrier protein yields MSQEAIYEKVRSIVAEQLSVDAGEVKPESNFQNDLGADSLDTVELVMALEEAFDIEIPDEAAEGITTVGDAVKFIQDKQA; encoded by the coding sequence ATGTCCCAGGAAGCGATCTACGAGAAAGTGCGCTCGATCGTTGCCGAGCAGCTCAGCGTTGACGCTGGGGAAGTGAAGCCCGAATCAAACTTTCAGAATGATCTGGGTGCCGACTCCCTCGACACCGTCGAGCTGGTAATGGCTCTGGAAGAAGCCTTTGACATCGAAATCCCTGACGAAGCTGCCGAAGGCATCACCACCGTTGGCGATGCCGTCAAGTTCATTCAGGACAAGCAGGCCTGA
- the fabF gene encoding beta-ketoacyl-ACP synthase II encodes MVQGLQRVVVTGLGAITPIGNDVSSYWEGLSTARNGVAGITLFDASRHACRFAAEVKDFDPSRWLEPKESKRWDRFCQFGVIAAKQAVAHAGLTIDESNQHRVGTAIGSGVGGLLMMETQAHVLKDRGPDRVSPFCVPMMIPNMATGLTAIALGAKGPSSAVATACAAGSNAIGDAYRLIQLGLADVMVAGGAESAITPLGVAGFASAKALSFRNDDPTTASRPFDAERNGFVIGEGAGVIVLESLEHARARGAQILAEVVGYGMTCDAHHITSPTPGGVGGAEAIRLALKDARLEPEAVDYVNAHGTSTQANDSNETSAIKSALGDRAYRIPVSSTKSMTGHLLGGSGGIEAVAAVLAIEHNLVPPTINYQNPDPACDLDVVPNQAREHTLNVVLSNSFGFGGHNVCLAFRRMA; translated from the coding sequence ATGGTGCAGGGTCTCCAGCGCGTCGTCGTCACCGGTCTCGGCGCGATCACACCGATCGGTAACGACGTCTCCAGCTACTGGGAGGGTCTGAGCACTGCGCGCAACGGCGTGGCGGGTATCACTCTTTTTGATGCCAGTCGTCATGCCTGTCGCTTCGCAGCTGAGGTAAAAGATTTTGATCCTTCCCGCTGGCTAGAGCCCAAGGAATCCAAGCGCTGGGATCGCTTTTGTCAGTTTGGGGTAATCGCTGCCAAGCAAGCAGTTGCCCATGCGGGACTCACCATTGATGAGTCCAACCAACACCGAGTGGGCACAGCCATTGGCTCCGGCGTTGGCGGCCTGCTGATGATGGAAACCCAGGCCCACGTGCTCAAGGATCGGGGCCCGGATCGGGTGAGTCCGTTCTGCGTGCCGATGATGATCCCCAATATGGCGACTGGCCTAACGGCGATTGCCCTTGGTGCCAAGGGACCCAGCAGTGCGGTAGCCACCGCCTGCGCCGCCGGCTCCAACGCCATCGGTGATGCCTACCGGCTGATCCAGCTAGGCTTGGCTGACGTGATGGTCGCTGGTGGCGCCGAATCGGCCATTACTCCTTTGGGAGTAGCGGGATTTGCCAGCGCTAAGGCGCTGTCCTTCCGCAACGACGACCCAACCACGGCCAGTCGCCCCTTCGACGCCGAGCGCAACGGCTTTGTGATCGGCGAAGGCGCCGGAGTAATTGTGCTCGAAAGCTTGGAACACGCCAGGGCCCGTGGTGCCCAGATCCTGGCCGAGGTTGTGGGCTACGGCATGACCTGCGACGCCCACCACATCACCTCACCCACCCCTGGAGGGGTCGGCGGTGCCGAAGCCATTCGTCTTGCCCTCAAAGATGCCCGGCTTGAGCCCGAAGCCGTCGACTACGTAAATGCCCACGGCACCAGCACCCAGGCCAACGACAGCAACGAAACCTCCGCCATCAAGAGTGCCCTCGGGGATCGGGCATACCGCATACCCGTGAGCTCCACGAAATCAATGACTGGCCACCTCCTAGGAGGCAGCGGCGGCATTGAGGCGGTCGCAGCGGTGCTGGCTATTGAGCACAACCTGGTGCCACCTACCATCAATTACCAAAATCCGGATCCGGCCTGCGATCTGGATGTGGTTCCCAACCAGGCCAGGGAACACACCCTCAACGTGGTGCTCTCCAATTCCTTCGGGTTTGGCGGTCACAACGTCTGCCTGGCGTTCCGCCGCATGGCGTGA